The Parus major isolate Abel chromosome Z, Parus_major1.1, whole genome shotgun sequence genome has a window encoding:
- the DNAJC25 gene encoding dnaJ homolog subfamily C member 25, with translation MAAAVVRCPGGRWALCLCLCAALLPRPARGLTDRLYCGRRVCYEVLGVSRQASKTEIARAYRQLARQYHPDRYRGEPAGGEGGGAQAAHEKFLLIAAAYETLKDEETRKDYDYMLDHPEEYYRHYYHYYSRRLAPKVDVTIVILVTVCAISVFQFFSWWSSYNEAINYLASVPKYRIQATEIARQQGLLNKTKEKGKNRRSKEEIREEEEEIIKDIIKNKIDIKGGYQKPKIYDILLFQILLAPFYWCKYIVWYCWWIYCFTIKGQEYGVEEKLYIIRRYMKMSQSQFDSLEDHQKETFLERQLWIRENYEVYKREQEEELKKKMAMDPRWKRYRRWMKNEGPGRLTFIDD, from the exons ATGGCGGCGGCGGTGGTGCGGTGTCCGGGCGGGCGGTGGGcgctgtgcctgtgcctgtgcGCGGCGCTGCTGCCGCGGCCGGCGAGGGGCCTCACCGACCGCCTCTACTGCGGCCGCCGAGTCTGCTACGAGGTGCTGGGCGTCAGCCGGCAGGCCAGCAAGACGGAGATCGCCCGCGCCTACCGGCAGCTCGCCCGGCAGTACCACCCCGACCGCTACCGCGGGGAGCCCGCGGGCGGCGAGGGCGGCGGGGCGCAGGCGGCCCACGAGAAGTTCCTGCTCATCGCCGCCGCCTACGAGACCCTCAAG GATGAAGAAACACGTAAAGACTATGACTACATGCTGGATCATCCTGAGGAGTATTACAGGCATTATTACCACTACTACAGCAGGAGACTGGCTCCTAAAGTAGATGTCACAATCGTGATCCTAGTTACAGTGTGTGCCATCTCTGTGTTTCAG TTCTTCAGCTGGTGGAGTAGTTACAATGAAGCTATCAACTACTTAGCATCTGTGCCAAAATACCGTATACAAGCTACTGAGATTGCCAGGCAACAAGGTTTACTCAACAAGACtaaagaaaaaggcaagaaCAGACGGTCTAAAGAAGAAATTcgtgaagaggaggaagaaattatcaaagacattattaaaaataaaatagatataaaGGGTGGTTATCAGAAGCCCAAGATATATGATATCCTTTTATTTCAGATCCTTCTTGCTCCTTTTTACTGGTGCAAGTACATAGTTTGGTACTGTTGGTGGATTTATTGTTTCACTATTAAAGGGCAAGAGTATGGTGTGGAAGAGAAGTTGTATATCATACGAAGGTACATGAAAATGTCTCAGTCTCAGTTTGACAGCCTGGAAGATCATCAAAAGGAGACCTTTCTTGAACGGCAGCTATGGATACGAGAAAACTATGAG GTGTATAAACGAGAACAAGAGGAGGAGCTAAAGAAGAAGATGGCCATGGATCCCCGATGGAAGAGATACCGGCGGTGGATGAAAAATGAAGGACCTGGAAGACTGACTTTTATTGATGATTGA
- the GNG10 gene encoding guanine nucleotide-binding protein G(I)/G(S)/G(O) subunit gamma-10: protein MSSGGSLSTMQRLVEQLKLEAAVERIKVSQAAAELQQYCMQNACKDALLVGVPAGSNPFREPRSCALL from the exons ATGTCGTCGGGCGGCAGCCTGAGCACCATGCAGCGGCTGGTGGAGCAGCTGAAGCTGGAGGCGGCCGTGGAGAGGATCAAG gtctctcaggcagctgcagaactCCAGCAGTATTGTATGCAAAATGCCTGCAAAGATGCCTTGCTTGTTGGGGTTCCTGCAGGGAGCAATCCCTTCCGAGAACCCCgatcctgtgctctgctctga